The genomic stretch TTCGTCCTGGTCATCGCCGGCGTGGTCGCCGCCGCCGACTGGGGTCGCCTGTCCGACGCGTTCTTCCGGTCCGATGTCGCCCGCAGCATGTTTCCCGAGGCGATCACGGTCGCGCTGCGCAACACGATCGTCTACACGCTGCTGGCCTTCGTGTTCGGCCTGACCGTCGGGCTCGTCCTCGCGCTGATGCGGCTGTCGACGATCCTGCCGTACCGCTGGTTCGCCACCGCCTACATCGAGCTGTTCCGCGGACTGCCCGCCCTGCTCGTGCTGTTCATGGTCGGTTACGGCGTGCCGCTGGCCTTTCCCGACCGCGAGATCCCGGGCGGGGTGTACGGCTCGGTCACCGTCGGCCTGGGCCTGACCGCGGCCGCCTACATGGCCGAGACGCTGCGCGCGGGCATCCAAGCGGTTCCCAAGGGGCAGCTCGAGGCCGCCCGTACGCTGGGCATGTCGCACCCGCGGGCGATGGTGTCGATCGTGCTGCCGCAGGCGTTCCGCATCGTGATCCCGCCGCTGACCAACGAGATCATCCTGCTGACCAAGGACACGTCGCTGGTGTACGTGCTCGGTGTCACCGCGACGACCATCGAGCTGACCAAGTTCGCCGGCGACACGCTCAACACCCGGGTCAACCCGACTCCGCTGGTGGTGGCCGGGCTGCTCTACCTGGTGATCACGTTGCCGCTGTCCCAGGTCGTACGGGGTCTGGAACGCCGGGCGGCGAGGGAGAGGTGACCGGCATGTCCACGATCGAGATCGACGGCCTGCACAAGTCGTTCGGCAAGCTGGAGGTGCTGCGCGGCATCGACCTGTCCGTCGAGCCGGGCGAGGTGGTCTGCGTCATCGGCCCCTCCGGCTCGGGCAAGTCGACCCTGCTGCGCTGCGTCAACCTGCTCGAGGAACCCACCTCCGGCTCCATCCGGGTCGCCGGCGCCGAGGTCACCGACCCCGATGTCGACATCGACGCCGTACGCCGCGGCATCGGCATGGTGTTCCAGCAGTTCAACCTGTTCGGGCATCTGACCGTACGCGAGAACGTCACGATCGCGCAGCGCCGCGTCCTCAGACGCAGCCGGGCCGAGGCGAACCGGATCGCGTCGGAGAACCTGAACCGGGTCGGCCTGGCGGAGAAGGCCGACGCCTACCCGGCGCAGCTCTCCGGCGGTCAGCAGCAGCGGGTGGCGATCGCCCGAGCCCTGGCCATGGACCCACGGTTGATGCTGTTCGACGAGCCGACCAGCGCGCTCGACCCGGAACTGGTCGGCGAGGTGCTCGCGGTCATGCGCGGCCTGGCAGCCGACGGCATGACCATGCTGGTGGTCACGCACGAGATGGCGTTCGCGCGTGAGGTCGCCTCCCGCGTCGTCTTCATGGACGCCGGCGTCATCGTCGAGCAGGGCCCGCCGGCCGAGGTGTTCGGGAGGCCCCGCGAGGAACGCACCCGCGAGTTCCTGCACCGCGTCCTCGAACCGACCCGGGTCAGCGAGACCGAGATCGGCGCCCACCTCAAGGATTGACCAGCCTGAGCCGGGCGGCCTCGGCGGCGGCCTCGCGCCGGTTGGCCACACCCAGCTTGCGCAGCACTGCCGACACGTGATGGTCCACCGTCCGCTGCGACAGGCACAGGCGGCCCGCGATCGCCGCGTTCGACTCGCCGCGCCCCAGATGCGCCAGCACCTCGGCCTCGCGATGGGTCAGGTGCGCCGGATGCTGTCCGGTCTCGGCCCGCGGCCCGCGGGGCAGATCCCGTACGCCCCGTTGCCGTAGTCGCCGGGCGATCAGCGCGGCGGCCGGTCGGGCCCCGAGCCGCCGGAACTCGGCCAGGGCCGTGCGCAGGTCGGTCTCGTCGTCCGAGCCGGCCAGCGCCAGCGCGGCGTCGTACGGGCAGCCCAGCTTGGTCCACCGGGCGGCGGCCGATCGCGTCTGCCCGGCCAGTTGCGCCGCGTACGGGTCGATCGCCCCGGCCGCCCCGGCCCGGAACCCGGCCAGCCGCCGCAGCCAGGCGAGCTCGCCGGTCACCCAGGACGCGCCCCGCTCCACCGCGAGCGCGAACGTGCCGTCGTCGGCGTCGGGATCGCGGCCGTCCAGCCAGGCCGCCTCCGCGCGGGCGATGGCCACCGGCGCCCGGTACTGCAGCTCGGTCTGCCCGTCCGACAGGGTCAGCGCCTCGTCGAGCGCCTCCCACTGCCGCGCGTCACCCTGGCGGGCACGGGCCAGCCCGAGCACGCACAGCGCCAGCAGCCGCAGCAACGGCACGGACCCCGCCGAGCGCAGCACCTGCTCGGCGTCCTCGACGGCCGTGTCCGTCAGCCCCAGATCGAGGCGCATCCGGGCCCGGTGCACCACCACATAGTGTTCCCAGGCCTCCAGCCCCAGCTCCTGGCAGGCCGCGACACCCCGGTCGAGCCAGGGTTCCAGGTCGTAGGCGCGGGTGCGGGTCATGGCCCAGCCGAGGTGGATGTAGGCCCGTCCGATGTGGTCGTCCAGCCCGGCCCGCTCGGCCAGCGTCAGGCTGCGCGACAGATTCGTCCAGCCCTCCGGACGGCCGGCCAGCAACTGCATCGTGCCGATCGTGTTGAGGCTGTGCGCGGCCACCTCGACGTCGTCTTCCGCCGCGGCCAGGGCACGTTCACCCCAGGCGATCGTCTCGTCGAGGCGCTCCTCGTTCAGGTGGGTGGCCGCCGCGACGCCGTACGACAAGGCCAGCTCGCGCCCCGGCGGCTGCCCCTCCAGCAGCCGTAACGCCTCGTCGCCGGACTTGGCCGACTCCGCCGTCCGGCCGGCGCACCACAGCCCGCGTGACAACTGCGCCAGTGCCGAGCCCAGCCGCAACTCGTCGCCCGTCGTCCGCCAGTGCGCGACGGCCTGCTCGAGGGCGACGATCGAGGCGTCCATCCGGCCGGCCAGATAACACTCGTACGAGCGGGCCTCGAGCAGCCCGGCACGCGCGTCGGGCGGCAGCGCGTCACCGAACCGCAGGGCGTGCGCGTAGTGGGCGGCCGCCTCCCGGTGCGCCCCGGCCGACGCCGCCTGCTCGGCCGCGGCCGGGGCGAACCGCAGCACCGCCTCGGTGTCCCCGGCCGCGTCGGCGTGGTGCGCCAGTCGCGCCACTTCCCCCGTACGGGACAAGGCCTGCAACGCACGGCGATGCAGAGCGACCCGGCGGTGCGGTGGCAGCGACTGCTCGACGGACTGCCGGGCCAGCTCGTGCCGGAACTCGACGCCGCCCGGGGCCTCCCGCAGGATGCCCGAGCTCAAGCACTGTTCGAGCGGCTCGGCCGCGGCGGGCACCAGCGCGTCGATCAGCCACAGCTCGGCCCGGGGGAGCGCGATCGCTACCGCCTCCAGCACGGTGTTGGCCTCGGCGCTGAGCCAGGCGGCCCGCGCCATCACCGCGTCGCGCACTGTCGGCGGGATTCCGCCGCCGCCGGGGGAGGCGAGCACCTCGCTGACGAAGAACGGGTTCCCGGCCGTCGCGCGATGCAGCTCGTACGGGTCCAGGCCGCGCGGCGCGGCCAGCGCAGCCACCGCCATGACCGTCAACGGCGGCACGTCGAGCCGGCGCACCGGGACAGCGCCGCCGAGCAGCCGGCGCAATGGGTGGAACCGGTCCAGCCCGTCCTCGCGCCAGCTGCCGACGATCAGGGCCGGGATCTTCTCGGCGCGGCGGCCGAGCACGCACAGCACGTCGATCGTCGCCTCGTCGGCCCAATGCAGATCCTCCACCACGACCACTGCGCCCGGAGCGGACTCGGCGTGCCGGATCAGCGCGGCGGCGATCCGGTACGCCTTCGCGCCCGCCGCTACGAGCTCGGCCAGCTCGCCGCCGGTGTCACGCGCGATGTCGGCGAACGGGCCCAGTGGGCGCGGCGTGAACAACGGATCGCACGAGCCCCACAACACGTCCGGCCGGCCGGAGCAGAACTGCCGCAGCAACGCCGTCTTGCCGCTGCCGGCCTCGCCGCCGAGCAGCACGAGGACGCCCTGGCCCGCGGCCCGATCCAGGGCGGCCAGCTGGTCCCCGCGCTCGACCAGTTCGGTCATCGCTCCACCGTGGCAGGGCGCCGTGCCCGCGTCGATGCTCGTGTAGGCAACCCGACCGCTGATGACCGGGTAAGGCGCCGCCCAAGATGGGCATTCGCTGCCCTGTCCGCCCGCGAGCGGCCGCTCCTAGCGTTCTGACCAGGCCGGACTCGCCGGCCTGGGAACGGGAGGACAGACCATGCTCCGCAGAATTGTGGCCCCGATGGCCTCGCTGGCGTTGCTCGCCGGGATCGCCACGCCCGCGTACGCGTCGTGGTGCCGCTCCGACCTCGAGCGGCTCCGGCAGCAGACGGCGAAATACCGGACGGTCGCGGTGGCCGAGCGGGCCGGTTACGCCAAGTTCGCCGACGTCGACGGCGTCACCTGTATCGACATGCCGGGCCGGGGCGCGATGGGCGTGCACTACGTCAACGGCGCCCTGGCCGGCGACGGCAACATCCGAGCCCGTACGCCGGAGGCCATGGTCTACGAGCCCGACCGGGCAGGCCGCCCGCATCTGGTCGCGGTCGAATACGTCGTGCTCCGGAAGGCGTGGACCGATGCCGGTCACCGCCGGGCGCCCCGCCTGTACGGGCAGACGTTCGACTTCACGGCGAGCCCCAACCGGTACGGTCTGCCGCCGTTCTACTCCCTGCACGTGTGGGTCTGGAAGCACAACCCGGCCGGGGCCTTCAGCATGTGGAACCCGCGCGTGCACTGCCCGGGCCGCCCCGCCGAAAGCCACGCCAGGCACCACTCATGACCCGCCCAGCCGGTCTCCTCGCGGCGGTGCTCGCCTTCCCGGCCGCTGTTCTGGCCTTCCCGGCGGCTCCCGCAGCGGCGGCCCGGCCGGACATGCCGGACCCCCCGTCCTGGCCGGTGTGCACGGCCGGGGCGCCGGTTGCCGCCGACGACTCGGTTGCCGAGACGGTGCGGATGGCCATGGCCGCCGCCCTCGGAGCAGCTTCCGCGGCGGCCTGGACCAGAGACCGGCGACGGCGCGGCCCGACCGCACCGGATCCCCGGGCCGGGCCGGTGTGCACGGTCGAGGTGCCGATTGCGGCTGACGACGCGACGCCGCTCGCGATGTCCGCGGAGAGCCTTCCTCGGCCGCGGGCTTGACCTTGACATCGTGACAAGGTCTTCACTGGGTGCCGGAGGTGGTCCCCATGACCCTGATCAACGCGCTCGCCGCCCGGGAATCGTCGGTTCGGCTGCAGGCGGCGCTCGCGGCCGGCACCCGGGCCGACCCCGCCCTGCTCGAGCCGCTGGTGGCCCGCTGCGCCGTCGAGCCCGACTTCTTCGTCCGCGACATGCTGACCTGGGCGCTCACCCGGCTGCCGGCCCAGCTCACCGTGCCCCGGCTGGTGGTCGAGCTCCGATCGGCGATCCCACAGGCCCGCAGCCAGGCGTTGCATACGCTGTCGAAGACCGGGGACAGGCGGGCCTGGCCGGCGATCACCAGCTCGCTGCTGCGTGACCCCGACGACGAGGTCGCTCGGGCGGCGTGGCGTACGGCGGCCGGGCTGGCGCCCGAAGGCGAACAGGAAGGGTTGGCGGTGGAGCTGGCAACGCAGCTGGGCCGCGGCGACCGGAACACCCGGCTCAGCCTGAGCCGGGCCCTGGTCGCGCTGGGCGAGGCGGCCGAGCCGGTGCTGCGTCGCGCGGCGGCCGGCGCCGACCCGGAGGTGCAGGCGCACGCCCACGCCACCGAGACGCTGCTGCGCGACCCGGAGGCGGGTTTCGACGTCGCGATCGAGGAGGCCAAACGGATCGTCGCGCTGGGACCGCGGCATGCCGACCTCTGACGCCGCCGGCCCCGCCGTGGCAACCCGCCGTCGTGACAGGACCGGACGGCTTCGGTATGGGGTGGCGGCGTGCTGATCGGTGAGGTGGCCCGGCGGTCCGGGGTGAGCACGCGGATGCTGCGGCACTACGACCGGCTCGGGCTGGTGCGCCCGACGGGCCGCACCGTGGGCAACTACCGGGAGTACTCCGACGCCGACATCCGCCGGATCTTCCACGTGGAGAGCCTGCGGTCGCTGGGTTTGTCGCTGAAGCAGATCGCCCAGGCTCTCGAGGACCCCGGGTTCACCCCGGCCGCCCTGGTCGGCGACCTCATCCGCTGGACCGAGGAACGCCTCGAACGCGAACAGGAGCTGCTGCAGCGGCTGCGGGCGGTCGACGCCACCCGGCCCGAGGGCTGGCCCGACGTGCTGCGGATCGTCGAGCTGATGCACGGGCTCGCCTCGCCCGACGCGGCCCGCCGCCAGCAGGCCGTGCTCGCCCCGGCCGACGACGTGCCCGTCCCCGTCGACCTGCTGGCCGGGGCGGTGCTGTCGGAGTCCGACCCGAACGTGGCGGGCGCCCTGCGCTGGGCGCTCGCCCGAGCCGGCGACGACGCCCTGTCCGGCGTGGCCCCCGGCATCACCTCCGGCGACGTCGACGTGCGCCGCCGAGCCGTGTCGGCAATCGCCAACATCCCCGGCGACGAGGCAACCGCGGTGCTCGCCGACGCGCTCGGTGACGGCGATCCCACCGTACGGGGAAATGCCGCTCTTGCCCTGGCCGCGCGAGGCGTCACCGCGGCCGAGCCCGAACTGGTCGCCATGGTCGTCACCGGCCTCAAGGACGTCGACGCCACCGAGGCGCTGGGCGTCCTGGCCCGCGACCACGGCCGCGCCGCCCACATCGTCCTGGCCCTGGCCGCCGAGCTGAACGCCGACGCCCCCGTCCGCATCCGCCTGGCCCAGGCCCTGTACGAGATCCCCGGCGGCGAGGCGGTTCTGGAACGGCTGGCTCAGGACGAGGACCGCGCGGTCGCCCTGATCGCCACCGCCTTCCTCAGCACGCGCGACCAGCCGTGACCCGCCGCGCGCCCGCCTGCCGCTCGGCCTCGGATCGCCACGGTCCGCCCCGCTCCCGCCGGTGGCAGCCGTTTCGTAGCGGCGGTGACGGCCCCACGCGTTCCTGCCGGCTCTCGTCAATTGAAATAGAGGTAAGGCAGGCCCGAGCGATCGCACAGTTCCTGAACAAGGCGCAATTTCCCGACCTGGCGAGGACCCCGGACGGGAACCGCGAGACCCGTTCCGGTGCGGCCGATGTCATCGAGCCGCTTTGTCAGCAGGGACAGCTCTGTGTTCCGGCCGACGAACACGACCGGCCCGCGGGAGACGTAGATTTCATCTACGTAGATTCAATCTACATAACGGCTTAATGGGGTGCTCGCAAATCGGTTCGGTCTGCGAGCACCCCGGGATCTCAGCCGCGGACGGTGAAGGTGTAGGCGCCCGAGCCCACCGAATAGTCTCCCGCGCCCTGCGGGACGGCCTCCGGCGGCGCGCTCACCGTCGAACCCGCCCCGGCCGGCACCCGCACCAGCGCTGTCGCGTTCGGGGGGACGACGACCTTCAACGTCAGCGTGCTGCCGCTCCGGGTCCAGGAGGAGCTTGTCACCCCGTACGGGGAACGCAGTGATGACGACGCGGCCGTGAGCGAACCGCCGGGTTTCGGCGCGATCAGCACCTGGCGGTAGCCGGGCGACGCCGGCGCCACCCCGCCGACCGAGCGGTAGAGCCAGTCACCGACCGAGCCCAGCCCGTAGTGGTTGAAGCTGTTCATCCCCGGGTCCTGCAGCGTCCCGTCGACGCGGATGCCGTCCCAGCGCTCCCAGATCGTGGTGGCGCCGCGGGAGTTCATGTAGCCCCAGCCGGGATAGCCGGGTTGCTGCAGGATCCGGTACGCGGTGCCGGCGTGCCCGTGCTCGGCCAGCACCGGCAGCAGGTTCTCCACGCCCATGAACCCCACCGACAGGTGACCGCTGCGCGCATCCACCTTGGCCACCAGCTTGTCCGCCACCGCCTGGGTCCGCGCGGGCGGCACCAGACCGAAGGCGAGCGCCAGCACGTACCCGGTCTGGCTGTTGTTGCCCACGGTGCCGTCGGCGGCCACGAACCGGTCCGTGAACGCCGCCGCGATCCCGTCGGCCAGCGCGCCGTACGAGGCCGCCTCCGCCGTGCGCCCGGTGGCCGCCGCCATCCGCGCGACCAGGCGGGCCGACCAGCCGAAGAACGCCGTGCTGGAAACGTCGTTGGGGGTGTGGTCGTCGACGTTGAGCCAGTCGCCGTGCGTCTCGTGGTTGCGGATCAGGTCGGCTCCCGCGGTGGAGCGCAGGTAGTCGACGTACTTGGCCATCGCCGCGAAGTGTTTGCCGGCCGGGGCCAGGTCGCCGTAGCGCTGCCAGATCGTGTACGGCACGATCACGCCCGCGTCGGCCCAGCCCGCCTTGCCCGCACCGTCGATCACGGCCGGCGCCACGTCGGTGAACGCCCCGTCGGCGCGCTGCGCGTCCACCATGTCGTCGGCGAACTTGACCAGCAGCCCGTGCGTGTCGAAACCGAACGTCGAGGTGGCCGCGAACGAGGCGATGTCCCCGGTCCAGCCCAGCCGTTCGTCGCGCTGCGGGCAGTCGGTCGGGATGGACAGCAGGTTGGAGCGGGCGCCCCAGAGGATGTTGTGCTGGACCTGGTTGATCAGCGGGTCGCTGGTGGTGAAGGTGCCCGTCCCGGCGCCGTTCGTCCACGCCGCCCGCCCGGTCAGGTTGTCGGCGGTGAGGGTGCCAGGGAAGCCGGTGACCTCCACGTACCGGTACCCGTGCACCGTGAAGTGCGGCTCGAACACCTCCGGCTCGCCCGTGCCGGCCAGCGTGAACGTGTCGGTGGCCTGGGCCGCGCGCAGGTTGGCGGTGTAGAGGGTGCCGTCGGCGTTGAGGATCTCGCCGTGCCGCAGCGTCACCTTGGCGCCGGCCGCGCCGGTCACGGTCAGCCGGTTCCAGCCCGCGAAGTTCTGCCCCAGGTCGACGATCCAGACCCCCGGCGCGGGCTGGGTGATCGCCTTCGGCCGGAACTCCTGCTGCACCGTCACGCCCGGGTCCACCTGGGCGACCAGGTTCGGTTGTGAGTCCGTACGGACGGTGACCGGCTTGCCCTCCGTGCCGGTGATCCGCGCGTCCTGGTCCTCGCCGTGGTACAGGTCCTCGGACACGATCGTGCTGGCCGTGGCCGTCCACGAGCCGTCGGTGCGCACGTCGGCGCGGGTGCCGTCGGTGTACTCGACGCTCAGCCGGGCCGAGTACCAGGGCCGCGTGCCGTACCGCTGACTGCCCGCGAACCCGAGGTTGCCCGAGTACCACCCGTTGCCGACCAGCGCCCCGATCGTGTTCCCGCCCGTACGCAGCTTGGCCGTCACGTCGTACACCCGGTACTGCAGGCGCTTGTTGTAGTCGGTCCACCCCGGCGCGAGCCGCTCGGCGGTGACCGGCTGCCCGTTCAAAAACGTTTCATGCAGGCCGAGCGCGGTGGCGAACAGCCTCGCCCGGGCCACCGGCTTGCCCAGGTCAAAACCTTTGCTCACGTACGGGGTGAAGGCCGTGACCGAGACCTGCGAGCCCCACGGCCCACCCCCGTGCGCCGCACCGACCCGCGCGGCGGCCCACGAACCGTCGTCGAAGCCGGGCTGCTGCCAGCCGGACGGCCCGCTCTGGCTCGCCTTCCACCCGCCGTCGGTCACCACGTCCCCGAGCTTGGCGATCACCCCCGCCGGCCCCGACGTGGTGTTGGTGGCGGCGATCGCGACGGTGTTGCTGCCCGCCCGCAGCCGCGCGGTCACATCCACCGTGGTCGCGCGTTTCCACGAGTCGGCGACCCGGCGCGACGTGCTGACCGGCTCGCCGTTGACCCACACGTCGGCGGTGTCGTCACCGGTCACCACCAGGGTCGCCGGTGTGCCCGCGGCGGCCCGGTCGAACGTACGCCGGAAGTAGCGTGTCCCGGCCGGCACCGAGTTGGCGGCATCGCCGTCCGGATACCAGATCCAGCTCGCCCCGGTCAGGTTCGCGCCGTCCGCCGCGCCGATGAACTGGGCCTGCCACTCCGCCGCCGGGTCGAACAGCCCGGTGTCGAACCGCGCCGGCGCACTCCACGGGCTCGGCCGTCCCTGCGTGTCCCACACCCGCACCCGCCAGTGATAGGTGCGATCGGAGGCCAGGGCGTTTCCCCCGTACGCCACGTCGACGCTCTGCCCCGAGGCCACCTGCCCCGAGTCCCAGACGTCGGCCGCGTCCGGCCTGGTGCCCACGGTCACCTGGTAACGGCCCTGCACCTGCCCGTTCGTCCCGGAGCCGAGCCGCCACCCGAAGCGGGGCTGCCTCGCGTCGACCCCGACCGGGTTGCTCTGCCGCTCGGTCGTCAACCCGGTCACCGTGACCGGCGAGGCGCCACTCCCCGGCGCCCCGACGTTGCGACCCCACGGCGCCATCCCGTACGCCCCCAGGGCGCGCGCTGCGACCCAGCTCTCCGGCACGGAGTTGGCGGCCTGCCAGCCGCCGTCGGTGACGAGGTCGACCGTCCCGGCGGCGGAAGCGACCCGCAGCCGGCCGATCACCCCCGCCGGCCCGGCATTCGTGTTGCGTGCGGCGACGCGCAGCGTGTTCGCCCCGGGCTGCAGTGCGGCTGCCAGGTCGAAGTAGCGGGCCTGCTTCCACGCGTCGGCCGCGCGCGGTGAGCCGCCCAGATAGGTGTCGTTGAGCCAGACGTCAACGGTGTCGTCGCCGCTGACCACGAGCTGTGCGTCGGTGTACGGCCCCGCCGGCGCGGTGAACGTGCGCCGCAGGTATCGGGTGGCGGCCGGCGCGCCCTGGGCGGGATTGCCCTCCGGGAACCAGACCCACTGAGCCGAGTCGAGCCGAACAGGAGCCGGTGCGGCCGGGCCTCCCGGGGCTGCGGCCCGATCGGCGTGGGCCGCAGTGGGCTCGCTCGCGGGAGTGCCACCCGGTTGTCCGGTCTGGGTCGCGGCGGCTTTGTAGGTGTGGGCCGTCCCGGTTCGGTTGGCGGAGGCGGCGCCGGTTCGGTTGGCGTTGGTGGCTGTCAGCTGGTTCGCGGGGCCGGTGGAGCCAGGCTCGACGCGGGCGGGGACGGCGCCGGCGGATGTGCCGGGGACGGCGAGCGCGGCGGCAAGAACACTGACCAGTGTCAGCGCATGCCGCGAACGGATACGGAACATCGGGTTTCTCCTCGGTGGGGGAGCGCTCCGGGGGGATTCACACATTTGAACGTTTCAATGTGTGTCGCGTTTTACGTTATGGTCACGACGGTGATCCACACAAGACATTGACGCGGAAGTTGCCCGGAGATCCCCGCCGAAAGGCCGCACTCCGGGACCGGACTCGCTCCCATGGCCTTCGGCAGAGCGTCCGTGTTGTCGTCCGATGGGGTGACCGTGCGGGCCACCCGGAACGGGTAGGGCGATCGGGGGGTAGGTCATCGGCCGGTTGCCAGATGGGTGGGAGGCCGAGCTTGGCCTAGCGTGCTCAGGTGACAGGGGCGTGGCGGAGCGTGATCTTTACCGGGGTGGGCATTGTCGTACGTGCTTCGTGAGCTCGGCGAGACCGTGGCGGTGCGGTGGCGTCGCGACGCGGCGAGCGCACAGACCCACTGGGCCACCAAGGTCAAGTACTACCGGGCCGTCCAGGGCCTGCTCGCCGGCGGGGTGGACGCCGCGGAACTGTCCTGGACGGACGTCGTCGCCGCGGTGCAGCCCCGGGGCTCTCGCACCACCTTCTTCTCCGTGGCCGGGCCGCACGCCAAGAGGCCGCTGCTCGGGGCGTACAGGGCTGCGCTCGCGCGGGATCTCGCTGAGTGCCTGACCACCGACGGCGCGGCGCGGATGCTGGTCGACGAGACCAAGGTGTGGAGCTACTGGCCGCATCGCGGCGGCTGGACCGACGAGCTTTTCCAGGTGGGCGGTGAGGCCGTGGCCGCCGAGTGCCTCGTGCGGGTTCTGCTCGACTGGGCCGAGCGGGAACCGCGGCTGGCCTCGGCGCTCGGCCACGCGCCGCCCGTCTGCGCTGTCGAGGACCTGGTTGTGCTGAGGCGCGGATCGATGACGGTGGCGTCGGCCGCGGCGCTTCTGCGCGCGGCGATCAGGCTGCGGCTGGCCGACGGGCACAGCGTCGATGAGGTGTTGCGGCAGC from Paractinoplanes brasiliensis encodes the following:
- a CDS encoding ATP-binding protein encodes the protein MTELVERGDQLAALDRAAGQGVLVLLGGEAGSGKTALLRQFCSGRPDVLWGSCDPLFTPRPLGPFADIARDTGGELAELVAAGAKAYRIAAALIRHAESAPGAVVVVEDLHWADEATIDVLCVLGRRAEKIPALIVGSWREDGLDRFHPLRRLLGGAVPVRRLDVPPLTVMAVAALAAPRGLDPYELHRATAGNPFFVSEVLASPGGGGIPPTVRDAVMARAAWLSAEANTVLEAVAIALPRAELWLIDALVPAAAEPLEQCLSSGILREAPGGVEFRHELARQSVEQSLPPHRRVALHRRALQALSRTGEVARLAHHADAAGDTEAVLRFAPAAAEQAASAGAHREAAAHYAHALRFGDALPPDARAGLLEARSYECYLAGRMDASIVALEQAVAHWRTTGDELRLGSALAQLSRGLWCAGRTAESAKSGDEALRLLEGQPPGRELALSYGVAAATHLNEERLDETIAWGERALAAAEDDVEVAAHSLNTIGTMQLLAGRPEGWTNLSRSLTLAERAGLDDHIGRAYIHLGWAMTRTRAYDLEPWLDRGVAACQELGLEAWEHYVVVHRARMRLDLGLTDTAVEDAEQVLRSAGSVPLLRLLALCVLGLARARQGDARQWEALDEALTLSDGQTELQYRAPVAIARAEAAWLDGRDPDADDGTFALAVERGASWVTGELAWLRRLAGFRAGAAGAIDPYAAQLAGQTRSAAARWTKLGCPYDAALALAGSDDETDLRTALAEFRRLGARPAAALIARRLRQRGVRDLPRGPRAETGQHPAHLTHREAEVLAHLGRGESNAAIAGRLCLSQRTVDHHVSAVLRKLGVANRREAAAEAARLRLVNP
- a CDS encoding alpha-L-rhamnosidase, with translation MFRIRSRHALTLVSVLAAALAVPGTSAGAVPARVEPGSTGPANQLTATNANRTGAASANRTGTAHTYKAAATQTGQPGGTPASEPTAAHADRAAAPGGPAAPAPVRLDSAQWVWFPEGNPAQGAPAATRYLRRTFTAPAGPYTDAQLVVSGDDTVDVWLNDTYLGGSPRAADAWKQARYFDLAAALQPGANTLRVAARNTNAGPAGVIGRLRVASAAGTVDLVTDGGWQAANSVPESWVAARALGAYGMAPWGRNVGAPGSGASPVTVTGLTTERQSNPVGVDARQPRFGWRLGSGTNGQVQGRYQVTVGTRPDAADVWDSGQVASGQSVDVAYGGNALASDRTYHWRVRVWDTQGRPSPWSAPARFDTGLFDPAAEWQAQFIGAADGANLTGASWIWYPDGDAANSVPAGTRYFRRTFDRAAAGTPATLVVTGDDTADVWVNGEPVSTSRRVADSWKRATTVDVTARLRAGSNTVAIAATNTTSGPAGVIAKLGDVVTDGGWKASQSGPSGWQQPGFDDGSWAAARVGAAHGGGPWGSQVSVTAFTPYVSKGFDLGKPVARARLFATALGLHETFLNGQPVTAERLAPGWTDYNKRLQYRVYDVTAKLRTGGNTIGALVGNGWYSGNLGFAGSQRYGTRPWYSARLSVEYTDGTRADVRTDGSWTATASTIVSEDLYHGEDQDARITGTEGKPVTVRTDSQPNLVAQVDPGVTVQQEFRPKAITQPAPGVWIVDLGQNFAGWNRLTVTGAAGAKVTLRHGEILNADGTLYTANLRAAQATDTFTLAGTGEPEVFEPHFTVHGYRYVEVTGFPGTLTADNLTGRAAWTNGAGTGTFTTSDPLINQVQHNILWGARSNLLSIPTDCPQRDERLGWTGDIASFAATSTFGFDTHGLLVKFADDMVDAQRADGAFTDVAPAVIDGAGKAGWADAGVIVPYTIWQRYGDLAPAGKHFAAMAKYVDYLRSTAGADLIRNHETHGDWLNVDDHTPNDVSSTAFFGWSARLVARMAAATGRTAEAASYGALADGIAAAFTDRFVAADGTVGNNSQTGYVLALAFGLVPPARTQAVADKLVAKVDARSGHLSVGFMGVENLLPVLAEHGHAGTAYRILQQPGYPGWGYMNSRGATTIWERWDGIRVDGTLQDPGMNSFNHYGLGSVGDWLYRSVGGVAPASPGYRQVLIAPKPGGSLTAASSSLRSPYGVTSSSWTRSGSTLTLKVVVPPNATALVRVPAGAGSTVSAPPEAVPQGAGDYSVGSGAYTFTVRG
- a CDS encoding amino acid ABC transporter permease, coding for MKLTPRRRRRILRVAGYVVFVLVIAGVVAAADWGRLSDAFFRSDVARSMFPEAITVALRNTIVYTLLAFVFGLTVGLVLALMRLSTILPYRWFATAYIELFRGLPALLVLFMVGYGVPLAFPDREIPGGVYGSVTVGLGLTAAAYMAETLRAGIQAVPKGQLEAARTLGMSHPRAMVSIVLPQAFRIVIPPLTNEIILLTKDTSLVYVLGVTATTIELTKFAGDTLNTRVNPTPLVVAGLLYLVITLPLSQVVRGLERRAARER
- a CDS encoding MerR family transcriptional regulator, which produces MLIGEVARRSGVSTRMLRHYDRLGLVRPTGRTVGNYREYSDADIRRIFHVESLRSLGLSLKQIAQALEDPGFTPAALVGDLIRWTEERLEREQELLQRLRAVDATRPEGWPDVLRIVELMHGLASPDAARRQQAVLAPADDVPVPVDLLAGAVLSESDPNVAGALRWALARAGDDALSGVAPGITSGDVDVRRRAVSAIANIPGDEATAVLADALGDGDPTVRGNAALALAARGVTAAEPELVAMVVTGLKDVDATEALGVLARDHGRAAHIVLALAAELNADAPVRIRLAQALYEIPGGEAVLERLAQDEDRAVALIATAFLSTRDQP
- a CDS encoding amino acid ABC transporter ATP-binding protein, with amino-acid sequence MSTIEIDGLHKSFGKLEVLRGIDLSVEPGEVVCVIGPSGSGKSTLLRCVNLLEEPTSGSIRVAGAEVTDPDVDIDAVRRGIGMVFQQFNLFGHLTVRENVTIAQRRVLRRSRAEANRIASENLNRVGLAEKADAYPAQLSGGQQQRVAIARALAMDPRLMLFDEPTSALDPELVGEVLAVMRGLAADGMTMLVVTHEMAFAREVASRVVFMDAGVIVEQGPPAEVFGRPREERTREFLHRVLEPTRVSETEIGAHLKD
- a CDS encoding HEAT repeat domain-containing protein; protein product: MTLINALAARESSVRLQAALAAGTRADPALLEPLVARCAVEPDFFVRDMLTWALTRLPAQLTVPRLVVELRSAIPQARSQALHTLSKTGDRRAWPAITSSLLRDPDDEVARAAWRTAAGLAPEGEQEGLAVELATQLGRGDRNTRLSLSRALVALGEAAEPVLRRAAAGADPEVQAHAHATETLLRDPEAGFDVAIEEAKRIVALGPRHADL